A section of the Polyangium spumosum genome encodes:
- a CDS encoding tetratricopeptide repeat protein, protein MWGTRAQGVSLVGLVVGVTLATGMAMADGPQNPFAGQCNRTATEEDIEGAKGAHKAARQFYERGEYARAIQYWRDVFNLDCNAVGTLQNIANAYEKLGDRQNAIFALEAYLQRSPNASDAAKIETRIKNLKDLQQSQAPTASATASAAPTVTSTVRPELPPPPPVKPYGIAPWVTVGVGGAALIAGAILLPIGLGNVSGAKGDGKCYEVENNKAGSLNLVEKTGSGQWWCGDNATAYNQATRGQSQALIGKIALGVGGAAVAGGLVWELLFNKPKPQDEQKSSGVRVTPTVGPGMSGVFVHGSF, encoded by the coding sequence ATGTGGGGAACGCGCGCGCAGGGGGTATCTCTGGTCGGGCTGGTCGTCGGGGTGACCCTGGCGACGGGCATGGCCATGGCCGATGGCCCGCAGAATCCGTTCGCCGGCCAGTGCAACCGAACGGCGACCGAAGAGGACATCGAAGGCGCCAAAGGCGCACACAAGGCCGCACGGCAGTTCTACGAGCGTGGTGAGTACGCTCGAGCGATCCAGTACTGGCGGGATGTCTTCAACCTCGACTGCAACGCAGTCGGCACGCTGCAGAACATCGCCAACGCCTACGAAAAACTCGGCGATCGTCAGAACGCGATCTTCGCGCTCGAGGCCTACCTCCAGCGCTCGCCGAACGCGTCGGACGCGGCGAAGATCGAGACCCGCATCAAGAACCTGAAGGACCTTCAGCAGAGCCAGGCGCCGACGGCGAGCGCGACGGCCTCTGCGGCCCCGACGGTCACGTCTACGGTGCGCCCCGAGCTCCCGCCGCCTCCGCCCGTGAAGCCTTACGGGATCGCCCCGTGGGTGACGGTCGGCGTCGGCGGCGCGGCCCTCATCGCTGGCGCGATCCTCTTGCCGATCGGCCTCGGCAACGTGAGCGGCGCGAAGGGCGACGGCAAGTGCTACGAGGTCGAGAACAACAAGGCCGGCTCGCTGAACCTCGTGGAAAAAACAGGCTCGGGCCAGTGGTGGTGCGGGGACAACGCGACGGCGTACAACCAGGCCACGCGCGGGCAGTCGCAGGCGCTCATCGGCAAGATCGCGCTCGGCGTCGGCGGCGCGGCGGTCGCGGGTGGCCTCGTGTGGGAGCTGCTCTTCAACAAGCCCAAGCCGCAGGACGAGCAGAAGTCGAGCGGCGTTCGCGTCACGCCCACCGTCGGCCCCGGCATGAGCGGCGTCTTCGTGCACGGTTCGTTCTGA
- a CDS encoding sigma-54 dependent transcriptional regulator, giving the protein MLPEKKQILVVDDEANLRRVLSAQLGRDGYEVHTAEDGEEALAFLKEHHIDLVITDLRMPKVDGMDLLRAAMRDDPTRPVVMLTAHGTVDNAVEALKTGAFDYITKPFDQHEVRLVVRKALRTRDLASADASRDVAVSALPREGTARFGIIGESQPIHELYSIIERVADTPTTVLITGESGTGKELVARALHENSSRRDRPFIKVNCAAIPKDLMESELFGYERGAFTGAVASKPGRFELASGGTLFLDEIGEIPNEMQVKLLRVLQESEFERVGGIKTIRVDVRLVAATNRDLKREIGAGSFREDLFYRLNVVSIALPALRERRTDIPPLVSYFIAKFNARLRKNIEGVEPDALERLSAYGWPGNIRELENVIERAVLFADGARIRLEDLSEEVRSNASQASALSASAPSAAEGARAPSPSSPDPQQGDAAALSDGLKEQVKAAMSRLERDLIVRALKQTQGNVTHAARLLKISRKGLQLKMKELGLREREHEPT; this is encoded by the coding sequence GTGCTACCCGAAAAGAAGCAGATCCTGGTCGTGGACGACGAGGCCAACCTGCGCCGCGTGCTCAGCGCGCAGCTCGGTCGGGACGGCTACGAGGTGCACACCGCCGAGGACGGGGAGGAAGCCCTCGCCTTCCTCAAGGAGCACCACATCGACCTCGTGATCACCGACCTCCGGATGCCCAAGGTGGATGGGATGGATCTGCTCCGCGCCGCCATGCGGGACGATCCGACGCGCCCCGTGGTCATGTTGACGGCGCACGGGACGGTCGACAACGCCGTCGAGGCCCTGAAGACCGGCGCCTTCGACTACATCACGAAGCCCTTCGACCAGCACGAGGTGCGCCTCGTGGTCCGCAAGGCGCTGCGCACGCGTGACCTCGCGAGCGCCGACGCGTCGCGCGACGTCGCCGTGTCGGCCTTGCCGCGCGAGGGCACGGCGCGCTTCGGGATCATCGGCGAGAGCCAGCCGATCCACGAGCTCTACTCGATCATCGAGCGCGTCGCGGACACGCCCACGACGGTGCTCATCACGGGCGAGAGCGGGACGGGCAAGGAGCTCGTGGCGCGGGCGCTGCACGAGAACTCGAGCCGCCGCGACAGGCCGTTCATCAAGGTGAACTGCGCCGCGATCCCGAAGGACCTGATGGAGTCGGAGCTCTTCGGCTACGAGCGAGGCGCGTTCACGGGCGCGGTCGCGTCGAAGCCGGGCCGCTTCGAGCTCGCGTCGGGCGGGACGCTCTTCCTCGACGAGATCGGCGAGATCCCGAACGAGATGCAGGTGAAGCTCCTGCGCGTGCTCCAGGAGAGCGAGTTCGAGCGCGTGGGCGGCATCAAGACGATCCGCGTCGACGTGCGGCTCGTCGCCGCGACGAACCGCGACCTCAAGCGCGAGATCGGCGCAGGATCGTTCCGCGAGGATCTCTTCTACCGGCTCAACGTGGTGTCGATCGCGCTGCCCGCGCTGCGCGAGCGCAGGACCGACATCCCGCCGCTCGTGTCGTACTTCATCGCGAAGTTCAACGCGCGCCTGCGCAAGAACATCGAGGGCGTCGAGCCGGACGCGCTCGAGCGTCTCTCGGCCTACGGCTGGCCGGGGAACATCCGCGAGCTCGAGAACGTGATCGAGCGGGCCGTGCTCTTCGCGGACGGCGCCCGCATCCGGCTCGAGGATCTCTCGGAGGAGGTGCGTTCGAACGCCTCGCAAGCGAGCGCCCTCTCGGCGAGCGCGCCCTCCGCCGCGGAGGGAGCGCGCGCGCCGTCGCCGTCGTCGCCCGATCCGCAACAAGGCGACGCGGCAGCGCTCTCCGACGGCCTGAAGGAGCAGGTCAAGGCGGCGATGAGCCGGCTCGAGCGAGACCTCATCGTGCGCGCGCTCAAGCAGACGCAGGGCAACGTGACGCACGCGGCGCGGCTGCTCAAAATCTCGCGCAAGGGCCTGCAGCTCAAGATGAAGGAGCTGGGGCTCCGGGAGCGCGAGCACGAGCCGACGTGA
- a CDS encoding SPFH domain-containing protein: MRTIPNFGRVTAEPHEFLILIRDGKVKRSGQGVSVFKWPSDSVTLIPTTIQKLQFRADQVTLEKAGVEVTGLAVYRIVEPLLAYRMIDRDRDGLTDILREMFVGATRRIVAGLGLEECLTHRKERVAAALMAEIAPVLAGEGSQEDGTSTGWGVVIDTIEIQDVKVLSQEVFTRLQAPYREKLALEALRAKEEVAVEENRLAFERKRAAEDARRAIMAEEEARIAAERRREMQALEHKQALVRRAHEEELLRARERAEAEQAEARIALETRRAAAELEAEIEAKKRSVPELGEARLQEIMLTETLPSIANAFRASFDRVNVTTTDGSLLSFLSAGLDQVMDVARARGAPLPGLGKSEAREGQND; the protein is encoded by the coding sequence ATGCGAACGATCCCGAACTTCGGCCGTGTCACCGCAGAGCCGCACGAGTTTCTGATCCTGATCCGCGACGGGAAGGTCAAGCGCTCGGGCCAGGGCGTGAGCGTCTTCAAGTGGCCCTCGGACAGCGTCACGTTGATCCCCACCACCATCCAGAAGCTCCAGTTCCGCGCCGATCAGGTGACGCTGGAGAAGGCGGGCGTGGAGGTGACGGGCCTCGCGGTCTACCGCATCGTCGAGCCGCTGCTCGCGTACCGGATGATCGATCGAGATCGCGACGGGCTCACCGACATCCTGCGCGAGATGTTCGTCGGCGCCACGCGGCGCATCGTCGCGGGCCTCGGCCTCGAGGAGTGCCTCACGCACCGGAAGGAGCGCGTGGCCGCCGCGCTGATGGCCGAGATCGCGCCCGTGCTCGCGGGCGAGGGCAGCCAGGAGGACGGGACGAGCACGGGCTGGGGCGTGGTGATCGACACGATCGAGATCCAGGACGTGAAGGTGCTCTCGCAGGAGGTCTTCACGCGGCTGCAGGCTCCGTACCGGGAAAAACTCGCGCTCGAGGCGCTACGCGCGAAGGAGGAGGTCGCGGTGGAGGAGAACAGGCTCGCGTTCGAGCGCAAGCGCGCGGCGGAGGACGCGCGGCGCGCGATCATGGCCGAGGAGGAGGCGCGTATCGCGGCCGAGCGGAGGCGGGAGATGCAAGCGCTCGAGCACAAGCAGGCGCTCGTGCGGCGGGCCCACGAGGAGGAGCTCCTGCGCGCGCGCGAGCGAGCGGAGGCCGAGCAAGCGGAGGCGCGTATCGCGCTCGAGACGCGTCGCGCCGCGGCCGAGCTCGAGGCCGAGATCGAGGCGAAGAAGCGCAGCGTGCCGGAGCTCGGTGAGGCGCGGCTGCAAGAGATCATGCTGACCGAGACGCTCCCGTCGATCGCGAACGCGTTCCGCGCCTCGTTCGATCGCGTGAACGTGACCACGACGGACGGGAGCTTGTTGTCGTTCCTGTCGGCGGGCCTCGATCAGGTGATGGATGTGGCCCGCGCGCGCGGCGCGCCGCTCCCGGGCCTCGGCAAGAGCGAGGCGCGCGAGGGCCAGAACGATTGA
- a CDS encoding NUDIX hydrolase, producing MPISPDDVRRALLGLPAKDSPWISMLQAEARSAAVAIPIRFEPEPVVIAILRSAVLREHPSQVAFPGGKREPDDVDLYATALREMDEEVGLAGEGITRLGELTATPTYNGRYLIHPYVVAVDAALAPVACSSEIARILELPLGAYLRGEEPIRGVMVPWRGGEILMPHFALGSCVLYGASAVIFHELVAQIADGIGATLPPPILQREMPWGDREPV from the coding sequence ATGCCGATCTCCCCTGATGACGTACGCCGCGCCCTCCTCGGTTTGCCCGCGAAGGACAGCCCGTGGATCTCGATGTTGCAGGCGGAAGCGCGCTCCGCGGCGGTCGCGATCCCGATCCGCTTCGAGCCCGAGCCCGTGGTGATCGCGATCCTGCGGTCGGCGGTTCTACGCGAGCACCCGAGCCAGGTGGCGTTCCCCGGCGGCAAACGAGAGCCGGACGACGTGGATCTCTACGCGACGGCGCTGCGCGAGATGGACGAGGAGGTGGGGCTCGCAGGCGAGGGGATCACGCGGCTCGGTGAGCTCACGGCGACGCCGACGTACAACGGTCGTTACTTGATCCACCCGTACGTCGTGGCCGTCGACGCGGCGCTCGCGCCGGTGGCGTGTTCGTCGGAGATCGCGCGGATCCTCGAGCTGCCGCTCGGCGCGTACCTGCGCGGCGAGGAGCCCATCCGGGGCGTGATGGTGCCGTGGCGGGGAGGGGAGATCCTGATGCCGCACTTCGCGCTCGGGTCGTGTGTGCTCTACGGCGCGAGCGCGGTGATCTTCCACGAGCTCGTCGCGCAGATCGCGGACGGGATCGGGGCGACGCTGCCGCCGCCGATCCTGCAACGCGAGATGCCCTGGGGGGATCGAGAACCCGTTTGA
- a CDS encoding formylglycine-generating enzyme family protein: protein MKKVLVAVAALAIGCQGKRLAPEPTDAGDEAEPPWVTADREPDPRPGMAWIPPGSLIAGTPPEKLPRVPDEEMAGEQVVMTGFYIDLFPYPNEPGAIPTTNVTQAEAEGLCAAQQKRLCTELEWERACKGPQNTAYPYGDAYKAATCTTGSMRTLVPNGVNAGCKSAFGVHDLHGGVWQWTSSQWKRDASKANLGTTRGGNAPQGELVGRCANGRGMKVDVRRADVGFRCCAGEPNSFEVVLNVSRGAPLTFQPADAKADLAQALEPLVPEEIREAVTRKADHPFKVERIWTWHPLGNEELVLGGGCAKASGRARCGVVVARMRFDAPVSMAFVPTERWQPTVGETETARELFVYGGDDNGAFRKRVSYEWGKIGIGNKERKKKRKGKKEPTW from the coding sequence GTGAAGAAGGTCCTCGTCGCCGTCGCCGCGCTCGCGATCGGATGCCAAGGCAAGAGGCTCGCCCCCGAGCCGACCGACGCGGGCGACGAGGCCGAGCCCCCGTGGGTGACGGCGGATCGAGAGCCCGATCCCCGCCCGGGGATGGCCTGGATCCCGCCCGGCTCGCTCATCGCGGGCACGCCGCCCGAGAAGCTGCCGCGTGTCCCCGACGAGGAGATGGCGGGCGAGCAGGTCGTGATGACGGGCTTCTACATCGACCTGTTCCCGTACCCGAACGAGCCCGGCGCGATCCCCACGACGAACGTGACGCAGGCCGAGGCCGAAGGGCTCTGCGCGGCGCAGCAGAAGCGGCTCTGCACGGAGCTCGAGTGGGAGCGCGCCTGCAAGGGGCCGCAGAATACGGCGTACCCGTACGGCGACGCGTACAAGGCCGCGACGTGCACGACGGGCTCGATGCGTACGCTCGTGCCGAACGGCGTGAACGCGGGCTGCAAGAGCGCGTTCGGCGTCCACGATCTGCACGGAGGCGTGTGGCAGTGGACGTCGAGCCAGTGGAAGCGCGATGCGAGCAAGGCGAACCTCGGGACGACCCGCGGCGGGAACGCGCCACAAGGTGAGCTCGTCGGCAGGTGCGCGAATGGCCGCGGCATGAAGGTCGACGTGCGCCGCGCCGACGTGGGCTTCCGCTGCTGCGCGGGCGAGCCCAACAGCTTCGAGGTGGTGCTCAACGTGAGCCGAGGCGCGCCGCTCACGTTCCAGCCCGCGGACGCGAAGGCCGATCTCGCGCAGGCGCTCGAGCCGCTCGTGCCGGAGGAGATCCGCGAGGCGGTGACGCGCAAGGCCGACCATCCCTTCAAGGTCGAACGAATCTGGACGTGGCACCCGCTCGGCAACGAGGAGCTCGTGCTCGGCGGCGGCTGCGCGAAGGCCTCGGGTCGCGCGAGGTGCGGGGTCGTCGTGGCGCGCATGCGCTTCGACGCGCCGGTCTCGATGGCCTTCGTGCCCACGGAGCGCTGGCAGCCGACGGTGGGCGAGACCGAGACGGCGCGCGAGCTCTTCGTCTACGGAGGCGACGACAACGGCGCGTTCCGCAAGCGCGTCTCGTACGAGTGGGGGAAGATCGGGATCGGGAACAAGGAGCGCAAGAAGAAGCGCAAGGGCAAGAAGGAGCCCACCTGGTGA